Genomic segment of Chelonoidis abingdonii isolate Lonesome George chromosome 5, CheloAbing_2.0, whole genome shotgun sequence:
TCTCCCTATAGCTAGAgtacaaactttttttaaacaaatggtttaacttcagctttaaaaatgaacaatTGTGTGTCTTCCTAAATCCACCTAATGGGAGGTTTCACATGGTGATATTTCTCCAACAAGAATGAAATGCCATCTTTTAGAGAGCATACTTAACACAACTGTTCTATGTGCAAATCTCCTTTGTACATGTTATGGACACAAGTGTGGATAAAGTAAAATCTAATGATTTGACTGAAAAGATTGATATCTACATCTGTTAATTTCAATATTTAGAGGTATTTTGAAGAAACTaaagtgttttttctctcctcttaGGCTGGCTGCAAACACTGTTGAACAGATACCAGTGATACTCTCTGATTCCAGACAAGATGAACACGTTGTCATTGCTGCTAAGATTCCCTCACTACCGTTTTCTTAGAAAAATTTCTTTCAAAAGCTTCCACTCAAATTTCATTCCGGGATCATTATTTCCATATATTCAGTCTTTTAATTCAGTATGCTTGTATTGTACAAAGTGGATGTTGCCAGCAAGTGATTTGAAAAGAGGGATGTGCTATCAAGCAACTGTAGACCAACAAACACAGGGACTTTGTGACAAGGAACAGAGACTTGTAGACAAACTTTATAGTGGATTAATCCAAGGGCACAGAGCCTGCTTGGCAGAGGCCATTACTCTTGTAGAATCAACTCAGAGCAGGAAAAAGGAGATAGCCCAGGTGCTCATTCAGAAGGTATTATCCTACcacagagaacaagaaaagtTAAATAAAGGAAAACCACTAGCCTTTAGAGTGGGTCAGTCCTCTTTTGTCTGTCCAGTAACTGTTGTGATCTTATAATGATATCACCTCGTTTCTGATATTTAGCATTATTAAGCAAATATGCTGTATAGTCAGAAATCATTGGGTTATTAATAGTTTCTAACCATCTTTGAGTCACTTGTATTGCTCATAAGAAAAGTTTCTCCACAATGCTGGAAAATACTCTTGGGGAGACTTTAAGAATGGCCCATCAATTTCTGGGGAGAATAAAGGGGAATTTCTCATGGATGATAGGATTAGTTTTGTTGAGCTGAagaatggggggagaggggcaggctaGAAGGCATAGCTGCACCGGCTGTTCAAAGTTTAGACGAGCATTGCCAAATCTTTTTTCTTGAGGTGCATGTGTTTCCCCCCctaaaaaggaggagaaaaaattgtttcaattgtttTATCATTAGTAAAGGCCCCACCTTAAAGCAACCTACCTTAAAGCTGAGGAGAGGTGGGTGACATTCCCTTTACAATCTATCAGATGCTTCAATATCAACTGGAAGGATCGCTGTAGAGTGGTGTAGTGCACAATTGCCTTATGCATATGTATGCCCAAAGGAAGCAAGAACTGGAGCATGGCATCTTAAAGTTAGTGAAGAGCACAAACCCCAAAGCAACAGGCCAGTCCTAGTATAGTTGTCTTAAGTTAGCATGCAAGTCACCCATCTTCTTATCTGAAACAGCAACTTTAAATACTGAATTTCTGAAAATTGTAGATTTGACATGTTGCATTTTTAAATTTCTGCAGTGCAAACCAATATGGAGAAACCTCTGTttagggaggggagaagaggttaAAGAACTCAATCTTATGTTGCTATGGGCAAAATGAATAAGTGTTAGAGAAGTGAATGATCCCCTCCGGAGTAGACTGATATAATACACTGCAAATCCAAAATGAGAAGGTTTGGATTTCTTCTTTagacaaaagcagcaaagagtcctgtggcaccttatagactaaagcatgagttttcatgggtgaataatGTGGCCACCTCTCTTATACTTCATTAGGCAATTCAATATTAACATGTAATTCTAATTGCCTTAACAGGAAGATGAAATCCACCAGTATGTGGTGATTAATTGTAGCAATTGGTTGCATTTTGTGATATATCTGGAGGCAGGAAAGGGGGAAGAtactttttcaaacaaatataaataaataaaaagaaaccccaCCCTTCTATTAGTAGGGGGTTTTGTGTGGAGATGAGGGTGTTTGCAAAAGAGGAGGGTCCATTTACTAGCAGTGACAGGCCTTAGATTATTTGTAGTAAATAACTGGAATAGGGTCTCATACTagttttcttaaatatatttttaagacaaATTATTTCCTTCACATTATTGTCAAAGGAATGTGTTGGGGATTAGTTCATAACATGGTCATTAAGAAGGAAAGATTAGTAGAGGCTATTGTCTATTTCGTTAAACTGGAGTTTTTTGTCCCTCTACTACTTAGGATTGTCTGGTCCCCCTGGTGCCGGGAAATCAACATTTATAGAATGCTTTGGGAAAATGCTTACAGAGAGGGGACACAAAGTGTCTGTGCTGGCTGTGGATCCGTCCTCTAGCACAAGTGGTGGTGAgtatattttaagttttttgtcAGCTCTCTAGCATTTAATCTTAACAATATCTGGAGCTTCTGGTGTGTGTGGTTGAAATTTTATCCTATAAAGATACATTAATGAACTATATATTGCTTTTTAGTCATTTTTGGTGTGCTATGGAATTAGGCATAATAgtcccagttttgtgaggtccccaAACTTGTGCTGTCTTCTGGTGGCCTTGTATAgtctttctctctcctgtgtgaaATTACTTTCTTGGTATTGTAAGGGGAAAGGGAAAACTTCCTTTTCTGTGATCAGTACTGTTGTTAAAACTTTGCAATGTAGACTGAAAGTGACGCCAAATCTGTTCATTTAGAGGCCATCAGAATACACTTGCAACTCAgtcctccccctcttcctcccccccccccccaaattcgtGCTTTGCCTTGGATCTTGGAAAAATACACTATCATCCTTGAATGGGAACAAATTGTTTAATTTCTGTGGGACTATCTTGGTTCTAAGATAGACTCTTCTGTGTAGTAAGTCATGGTGATGTTGCAGTGTCACTGAACTTGACTAACTTTTATTGACTACCTGCTCTTCAGTATCAGGCTCTCCAAACCCATGTTGCTTTCATCTGCAAAACCCTACCCCTCCCAAAATTTATGTTCTGTGGGGCAATGCTGACTAAGCTTGATTTAGAAAACTTACCTGGGACCTAACCAGCAGTAACTAAGATTTTAATCCTTTTGTCATATGTGGCTGTATCTGACTAATACTTTATCATTTTCTGTATATCTGTCCTCTTGAAACTTGTTATAATTCTACTACATGGAGATATTACAGGTTACCTATGAATAATAACTGCAATTAGTTGTGGCTAGAAGGAATATTCCTTGAATGTGTAGTGGAGACAAAGACTTATAGGTCACCAGAGAAAGGGTCAGGATAAGGAACAAAGAGAAGGACTGAGAGGGTCTGTCTCCTTTTAAACTTTAGCAACACTTGTCATACCAATAAATTCTcattaaattcaaataaaaattgaCTATAGGAGAATTTCTTCTTGGAAGGACACTGCTTATCTTTGGGCAGTTTGCTTTGGAATGGGAGGTGAGACTTTTTGTTTTCAGGGAGGGATAACAGATAGGTAAGAGTTTGCTGATGCAGCTGTGCTCAGGTCACACAAAGGGGTTTGGGACTTGCAGAGTCCGTGCTGGCATTGAGGAAGCCCTCTGAGTTTAGGGACAGTGGGCTGCAGTAACTTGCTGTTATGCTTCTGTGATATTCTCACATCTTGCAAGCTAAAAGAGCCACACAGGAACTTGTTAGCACACAACACTGGGAAATTCTCATTTGATTCTTCAGCAGAGACACTCACCTGCACCTATGTTACTGACTATTGAAAATAACTGACTACTTGCCCTTTTTGAAATTGTTAATGTTAAATGTTTAAGGCTCACTCTTGGGTGATAAAACACGGATGACTGAGTTGTCAAGGGACATGAATGCTTACATCAGGCCATCTCCAACCAGGGGAACGTTAGGAGGTGTGACTAGGACCACAAATGAAGCTATTCTGCTGTGTGAGGGAGGAGGCTATGACATCATTCTTGTGGAAACAGTAGGTATgtgatttaaatgtaaaaatccaGAATTTAGCGCTTGCACCCCACTGTACTGTCCAGGCCAACTTATAGCACTAATGATGCATATTTCCTCTTgcagcttttcttcttctttgtctctttctggtACTTCATCTTTTCTGTTCCATTTGGTCCATTCCTTTCATAAGTGTGTGTTGACTTCGCCGAATGGGGCTTTACTGTTATGTCTTTAAGCCTTGAAAGTTCTGAGAGACAATTTTCTAAAACTAGATTTCATACTGACCTTCATTGTATCCAGCTTTGGTCAGCCCAGAAAGAGAGGGAGCCACAGTAGGACCTCCTTAGTACTGTTGTTAGAATGGCTGTGAAAGGTCAATTCTGGTTTCAATTTTTCAGGTGTGGGGCAATCAGAGTTTGCAGTTGCTGATATGGTTGATATGTTTGTTTTGCTGCTACCCCCAGCAGGAGGAGATGAGTTACAGGTATTTAtctttttgaaatgttaattGTGACCTAAAAGTTAAGTCTGAATTTGGAATGTCTCTGTGCATTAAGTCTGAGTAATCAAGTATTAGTGCTTGGTGTTGTCCTAGCTCttatgccactgaagtcagaatcTTACCAACTTGACCCACAAAATTTCGATCAGAATTTTCCCAAATGTTACAGATGTTAGGATTTAAAGTTTTGGTTCTGGCCAATCTCTTATTATTCATGTTACTCATTAGATATGATTAACTTTTTCTCACTTTGAATGCTGGTATAGGTACATGGCAACAACAATTAGTTGTGTAATAACTGATCAGTTTAGCAAACTCAGTTATGCTCCTTTCAGGTAATATTTGCCAACGCATGCTACATGTACATGAAGGATGTTAGTTTCTCATGGTAGAGGAATAAATATGTGAATTAATGGTTCAGAGAGTCATATAACTGCCTATCTACTAATGAAAACTTGGACATTCCTAATATTAGGAAATTCCTGGTGCCCAAAGATTAAGAAGAAAGCCAGGGGGTAAGATAATGCAACAAACAAGCCTCATTAGTTTTTCCGGGTTTTATGACTGAGCATTAACACAGTTTTTCTAAGCATtcattattttcccttttccttgtTCCATTCAGGGTATTAAACGGGGTATAATTGAGATGGCAGATCTAGTTGCTATAACTAAAGCTGATGGAGATTTAGTTGTGCCTGCACGGCGGATACAAGCAGAATATGTTAGTGCTATGAAACTACTTCGCAAGCGCTCTAAGGTTTGGAGACCAAAGGTTTGTATGTTTTCacaattttcttctctttatttcaGAAGAGGTGGTGTGTAGGTTACAGGACCTAACTTCATCCTAACTACTATTAACCACCTGGACACTTAGTAAATGTCTCTCCGGCCCCACTTGTGCCTGAAACATCTGTGCTGCTTCTTTCACACATCTCTTATTTATTGGGTTCCCTCCCTGAACTAGTTTGGAAAGGcattactctctctctcctccaagtCCTTCCTCAAAACTCAAGTCTACTATAATGCCTACAGCAAACTGATAAAGAGTAGACCGAGGGTCAGTGGGGCTTGCTGATTTGTAATAATTTCTATACATTTTTaagaagtttgggaaccattttGCTGTAAACCATACTAATCTATGTAACTACTATGATCCACGTTTTACCCACTTGTGATGTCTCATGGGACTTTAGTGCAACGACCTTGTCTtcctgtgtgtgtacagcacgtagcacaatgggtccctgatccTGTTAGCCTTTAGGtggtactgtaatacaaataattagaaTATATAATTGAGGTAAAGAGACAGTAGTAAAatgctttttatatataaacgAGGCTTCTTGAACACTGGATAAAATGGACTGTCAGACAGTTTGATCCAACTGGACTACCTGAGGCTTGgtcatgttcccattctcccccctACACTTACAGTGCCTCAACTTCCAGTCATGTGAAACCCAATTAGTGATTGGATGTCATTGCAGAAGGCAGGACAACTCCTATTTTGCTTCCTGATCAGATTTTTCAGCCATCTGGCTTATCTCTTTGAAACAAAAACCAGGAAGTTATGCAAACTGACCTGAATGTGCCCTTCTACCAAGCAGTGTTATTGCTTTTTTTATGACTGTATTGACTGCTTTTAACATATTTACATAGGTGGCACATACATTTGTGCTTTGCAGTGTCTAGTGATGAATTTGTTCAAGCGGCAGAGCAATTTACACAGAGCTGAAATCTTTACCTCATAAATTTTAGTAGGGAATGTAGCCTTTCCCTGTCTAGTTCAGTTCTGCTCCATATAAACACAAAGCAAGAGGGCTGACAGGTGACTTGAGATTTATATCAACTGGCAGAAGCCACTCTCTCCCCTCAGCATTGCTGATCTTAAGTTTAGATCTAGATGCTATAGAGAGACGTTCTTTTTTATGTAGGAAATGTTagagtttacaaatccttgccctGTACATATCAGCAGCAAAACAATTCTTACAACAGTAAGCCcaagtttttaaagaaacaatatacAGGAGTAGAGTTAAGAGTATTACCATATTACAGAGTGAGCAGCATTACAACACCTATTTATAGAGATTTTATTACATTGGGTGAAAGCTCTCTATACACATTTAACAGACCAGGCATCTCTGGCAAGTGTTAATaatagtaaaaggaaaaaaattggacAGGTGTGGGGTTTTTGGCTGAATATTGAATAAAAACACTTCTCTAACTGGGCTGTTTTTAGAACTTGTTTCAAATGGGTTTGATGTTTTGCTTTCTAGCCTACAATCACTCTTCCAGGGTACAAAGGGAAGTTAATACTGTTCTTACTATAATATTGAAACCATGCAGGGTTTCATATTAATGTTGTACTGGCTCTAAATGTGGTTATGCAAATATCCAATTGACTTTCCATTTAAGTAGTAATATTGTATATTTTACCTTTAATTTGATAGGATCCTAAAACTTTATACAAATTATATTACTCAACTGCAGCAACTACTTAGGTGTAAGCCATCAGACAGTACGGGGGAAACTTTGTTCAAGAATATTTAGGCAAACCCTCTTTGTCACAAGTAGTATAAGATGAGAATATTGTTTTGGAGGTGGCAGAAGCTTGGTTTTCAAGTCTTGGCAGAAGGACACACAACATAAGCTGTGGGGGTCGGGAGGGGAGGAGTTTACAGTAGCACTTAAGGATGAGTTTGCCTTACTAGGATTGGAACTTGTGATTTTAATAGAATCTAGCTGATGCAGAACCCTCCCCAACCCATTTAGTTTTTTCTAAAATGTCCTCCTTAATCCAACAGGTAATGCGCATGTCTGCTAAAACTGGAGAAGGCATTTCAGATATGTGGGATAAGATGACAGAATTTCATGATCTCATGCTTACAAGCGGTGAGTTGGTCACCAAACGACGGAAACAGCAGAAAGTGTGGATGTGGAATCTAATTCAAGAAAATATGCTGGACCATTTTCGGAGTCATTTAGCAGTGAGGGATAAGATTCCACTTTTAGAAGAAAAGGTTCTCAGTGGTGTCttgtctccagggctggcagcagaCCTATTACTGAAAGCATTCAAAGACAGACCTTAAGATACCATGTTCTACTGTGTCATTGATCAATTTGCACAAATTCtttaaacagtaaataaaatttTCCGAAGCATGGCTTCAAATCTTTATTACTGCAGCATACTTGAATGTAGCCCTAGACTAAATTTATTTTCTGACTCGGGCAAAGATAATACACATGACGAACAAAGCTAGTTTCTGGGACTACCACAGAttatattcaaaaagaaaaatgtacactTCTAAAACTCTTATTTGAGTATAGCATAGTTAAGGATGGTGAttgttttaaagcttttaatGAGATTGTAAtagaaattattaaaacaaaataactttgTGGTACAATAAGCTAGTTATTTGTTTGCCTGTGTTCCAGATATTTCAGCACGTGTCCTGTTACATTTACCAACAAATCCCCAATACAAAACAGGGGTAGGTGTAACTAAAACTGCTCTTGGGCTCACCTAAATGTCTTTTACTGGAGGGGTCATCTGTTTACATGACTGTTAAATTTTACAGTGCATACATGACCTATCAGTATAACTTACCAAAAACCTGATTCAGTCAACACTTACAGCAGTAAGCACATTAAAGGATGAGTCTCCAAAGTCTCATTTACataacaaaaataattgtttaaacaTGGCTATGGTACAGCACAGTTTACTGCTGCTGGAGCCTACTGTGGTTTAAGCACAGTTAGGGCCACAATTAGATTGTATCCATGCTACAGATTTCAGCTCTGATATAGCAGTAGATGCTGCAAGGGGAGCTGTTGCCAGCATGGATCATTGCCCCTCTCCTCACTGTGAGTGACAACAAAAGTGTTGGGTGATGCATAATCATCTAAGCAGAACCTGTTCTTTGTGTTAGAAACAAATATAGCATTGAAGCATCCCTGCCTGGGAGCTATATTCATCCAAGGAAACACCCTACTGGTGCCTCCTGaatagacattttttaaaacagaaggtaAAGTTACATTAGGTATCTTTTCTTTAATATAGCTAGTGATAAAAGACTTCAAGTAGAAGCCGCATCACAGTTTCTTTAGTTATGAAAATGGCTATCTTTATAACTGACTATATTAAAAAACACAACTTTGTCTATAGTGATTTAAGGCCATTTGGCTGGATGAAAGAGCTTCAGTTTCTAAACAAAATGACTTTCTCCTGTTAAATTCAACTTAAATACTTTGACTATCTGGGAGCTGTATGTACATTTTGATATCCTTTAATAATGAATTGGAGGATCTTCTAAAATATTATTTGGAAAACATGGTCTATTTGGCAGAAATTTATTATTATAGAAAAAAAATGCCAATTTTGGAGACTGcagaaaagcaataaaacaatAATTGGAGTTCTATGAAGAATTCTTTCGATCTTGCATAGGTAAATTGAATTTTTGAATTATGTTAAAAGCTGTGATATTTGTTTTCTTGGCTTCCCTGACAAACTTGATTTTGCATCTATATTTCTCTAGAtcttcaggcttttttttttaaacttttagctAACTCATAGTACATCAGGAAAGTTAACTTTAGCTTTTGAAGACCCTAGGAGTTTTTTTATCCTTATCTAATAAGGATGATTCTTCTTTGTCTAACTCATGCTACTTTAATTCTTATTACCAGGATTAAAGTTAGTTCTCTGACAGCTGTTGCCTTATTTTCCTGTACACTTCATTACggttaaaaaaaagataaaattggATGGAAGAACCCCATCCTGCAAATGTGCATGTGAGTAATCTGTTCACAGGACTAGCCCTACTAAAGTACATTTTCAGGGATGTATTATAGTACTGAACAGCAGGACAACCATGATTTGGCAGGTGAGGGGTGAAAAGCAGTTTCTGTATGGAGAAAACTTGCACTCACGTAACTGATTTTAGTCATACTGGTGCAAACCACTAATGTAGTTTGATTGCACCCGTGTAAAATGATGCTTAAACCACTGCTGGTAACACATGAAATAAGTTACCACTGCCTAAGAGTGAACATCTACACTGGAGCTAGAGccttaatttccagcttgagtagacatCTTCACAGTAGCTCAAGCTAATGTGCTAGACATATCCAGGGCACAACAGCTAGCTGTCCTCTGTATGATCCTGTCAGAAACCCTGGGTATGTATATAGGGGGCTAACCCCTACTGCTGCTCATGCCACTGCTACTATTTGTAGCATGTCAGCTCTATCAGAgttagcatgggtatgtctactgGAGCTGGAAATTGTACCTTCCAGCTCCAGTCTAGATCTACCCATGTTAAgtctgagaggaggaggagagcagaaaCACAAGTGCTTTACTATGACATCATCATTGGTCACAGTATAATGCTCAGGTGCACCCATGTGAGAGGAAGCTGCATCAGCTAGAGCATGCCCCAGATCAAAAGCCAGGGCTTTaaacccactgaaatgcagtgaGGTTTGCAGCTGAACTTCATTGGGTTCATCTCTAACATTACACTGTTCATTTACTAAATATGCTGTTTTGATCACTTTGTGATTATGTACGTacttacaaaattaaaatctaaATTTCAGGCTGGCGGAGGGCACCTACCTTGTGGATGAATTAATACGCTATGTAACTTTCAGTTGGAAACTGGCTTGATGTGAAGAGAACAGCATTTAGAGTGGTTTTCTCAATATTTTTCTAGACCATCTATGTGATGAAAAATAGTGGAGTTATCCATGCTAATCTATTAAAACAAAACTTTACCCTTTTGACTTCTTGTTCGAGTGTTCAAGGGCTTCCATTTTCCATCTCCTGGGAAAATCTGAAACTAttctatttaaaaagtcaaaccTGCTAAAAGGAATCTGCAGCTGAAGTGCCCTCAGCAAATTCAATCCCCTTCTCCTAGCATGGATTATTCTTTTCATATCTAATCTTTGTTTTCAACGATAGGGCCAAGTGACCCATGCTTGCCTGGCTGCTCCATTGTCAAAATTGTTGCTTTTGTAAATTTATTACCTCCTGTTTTACATGCTCCTCAGCCTTTAATAAGTCTTCTCTTCTTGTATGTTTCTTATTTGTGTAGCACTACAAGCTGCACTGACTCGCTTCCTTTTTGCTGAGGCTACTGTATGtaaataaaattctttttttaaccttggaGAACTCCCTTCCTAATGTTTACTTTTAAACAGTAGCCAAGTCTTGCTATGGTATCAGCTCCCTCCACGCTGCAGTAAACATGATCACTTCCCTCAGCTTTCTCCCTAATGCCacattttttattctatttttcatGGATGTTCAGAGAAAATCTGTATCAtcccttttctgttttttccagttTTGGGAGTAAGAACTAGCTCTTCACATAGTTTAAGACTCTGATAGCAATACTTTTCCTTGGATACATATTTTCCCTAGCAGATAGCTGGATAATAGATTTCATACAAAAAATTGGCAAAGCAATCACTTAAATCAGGAAATTACAAAATTGAATATGAATGTATAACTTTAACTCCAGCCTCTTTAGCAAATACATTATAATTCAGTATTATTTGAGAAATGGTATGAGACATCATAACACCTATCAGTCCATTTTGAAGCTCTGAATACACATGAAGCATGTTGCAGCCTTTCTGATCTTTTTGTGCAATGGGGTTATGATCTCAGTTGGGGCATCTGcgtactactgtaatataaataacaatgaataataaactattttttgtaaaaatacaATTGAACATGATGTGCCACTATTTGCCAGGCAGCAGAACAACGCTTTTACACACACGAGCACTCAGTCAGGGAGAAGCCCTGCCTTTTTCCTATGCACCTTCACATAGAGGAAAGTGGACAGCACTCTAACATAGGATGTATGTGCAATGCTGATAGAACAGGGGCAAACTGCTACATGAGcatgtttatttaataaaatcagagTGCAGGCACAAAGTATGTTTTTAAACCTTTATAGCTTTGACAGTTCATAGCCAATTTTCACCAAACTACCAACAGGTAGACAATTCTGTCCCTGCCCAATGTTCAGATTCTAAATCTACGATTCAAAAGatgttgcaaaaatatttttaaatcatgtcCCTAGTTCCTTTAAAGAGTtgatatttttttagaaaagaaaaaagttgtaaacaactgaaaataacattttagaGCAGAAACACACTATACCTAAAATGTTCCTTGTTACCTTTACAATTTAAGATCTTGCTAAACAACAAATAGGAATAAAAAGACAAAGGAGAAACATGACATGCACAGTAGTTTGAAACAAGGGAATGTTGTGTAACCAAATATGAAAATCTCTGTTTATGGtgctggttggtttttttttgtttttttttttttttaaatgggacgCTAGTGTTTGTGAAAGATGCCTGATTGCCAACACATAGAGACTGATGAACATGCTTCAGTTCTGGGCCGCATGGACTACATTAAAGACTGAAGGTTATTTCAGTCTCCACACCTATTTAGTCCTTGTTTCAGCTTACCTAGCGGCACGGTTGTGAAGAAAATATTTGTCTTTTAGGAACCAAATGGAGATTAAAAATCACAATCTTGCTAGAAAGAGACTGAAGTTCTCACAGATCTTAGATGTTTGAGTAAATGATGTCTATTCACTCGTAACAAAAATGAGAAACTTTACAATGTGTGTGTTACACACTAGTTGATGCTGAAAAGTAAATACTTCCCTTATTGCAATACTGTTGTAATTAGCTAAGGCTTTATTCttctttacataaaaaaaaaataagggccTTAAAGTAAGCTTAAATTACATTTATCAGTCACTGTATACATTCCTACTACATAGCTTTATTTGCTATTTTACCACCACCTTCTGCATTTTTgctatgaaaaaataaataattaaaaggaaGTGCCAAAGGGGAGACTATTCACCTGACCTGTCCTTTGACTGATGGTGATGCTAGTACACATAAGAATAAAAAATTGTCACTGCATGCATAGACAGTACCCTAACATAAGTCATATTTCTAAACATTTCCTCCCAGCgggtatataaatatatacaaaaatccAGTTCGTAGTTTGCtaattactttttcttcttttgctggTTGTAGTGCTGATAGAGGTTTTTATGACCTGTTGCTTAGCAACTTTTAtcaacagcagcaaagcacttTCGCTTTCCTTAACCTTGTTAAAGTTAGGCTTGGTCACCTCTAGCACTcatcagcagagggaaattaTTTCTAAAGTAAGGTAAAGTTGCTGCTCAGAATCTATGAGCTGCATCCAGGATGAGCTATCTCTTCTTAGCTCCTGAATTGCCTTTGCCCTTTAGTCCTCTCTCTTCTCAAGCTTTTGAAGAAATCCAACGCCATGCCGGGGAAGCCTGGAGACAGGAGGCTCAAAGAGAGGCCAACTGTGCAACAACATATTCTGCTGGTTATGGAAAAAAGGAGCTGGCTGAATCCGCAAGGTGCAGAACCAAACCCTCCTCTCCTACCAGGATAAACAGACCTCATCCACCAGAGTAAGGTTTATTCGTAGTTTTTTGAGTGGAAAAATAAGTTCCTCTTAGAGGTAGAGGCTAGGAGAGGTTTATTATACTAGGTATTTCTTATTCTTCATCTCTTCTAAGAGGAATTTGAACATGCT
This window contains:
- the MMAA gene encoding methylmalonic aciduria type A protein, mitochondrial isoform X3, which produces MNTLSLLLRFPHYRFLRKISFKSFHSNFIPGSLFPYIQSFNSVCLYCTKWMLPASDLKRGMCYQATVDQQTQGLCDKEQRLVDKLYSGLIQGHRACLAEAITLVESTQSRKKEIAQVLIQKVLSYHREQEKLNKGKPLAFRVGLSGPPGAGKSTFIECFGKMLTERGHKVSVLAVDPSSSTSGGSLLGDKTRMTELSRDMNAYIRPSPTRGTLGGVTRTTNEAILLCEGGGYDIILVETVGVGQSEFAVADMVDMFVLLLPPAGGDELQGIKRGIIEMADLVAITKADGDLVVPARRIQAEYVSAMKLLRKRSKVWRPKVMRMSAKTGEGISDMWDKMTEFHDLMLTSGLKLVL
- the MMAA gene encoding methylmalonic aciduria type A protein, mitochondrial isoform X1, translated to MNTLSLLLRFPHYRFLRKISFKSFHSNFIPGSLFPYIQSFNSVCLYCTKWMLPASDLKRGMCYQATVDQQTQGLCDKEQRLVDKLYSGLIQGHRACLAEAITLVESTQSRKKEIAQVLIQKVLSYHREQEKLNKGKPLAFRVGLSGPPGAGKSTFIECFGKMLTERGHKVSVLAVDPSSSTSGGSLLGDKTRMTELSRDMNAYIRPSPTRGTLGGVTRTTNEAILLCEGGGYDIILVETVGVGQSEFAVADMVDMFVLLLPPAGGDELQGIKRGIIEMADLVAITKADGDLVVPARRIQAEYVSAMKLLRKRSKVWRPKVMRMSAKTGEGISDMWDKMTEFHDLMLTSGELVTKRRKQQKVWMWNLIQENMLDHFRSHLAVRDKIPLLEEKVLSGVLSPGLAADLLLKAFKDRP
- the MMAA gene encoding methylmalonic aciduria type A protein, mitochondrial isoform X2, whose amino-acid sequence is MNTLSLLLRFPHYRFLRKISFKSFHSNFIPGSLFPYIQSFNSVCLYCTKWMLPASDLKRGMCYQATVDQQTQGLCDKEQRLVDKLYSGLIQGHRACLAEAITLVESTQSRKKEIAQVLIQKVLSYHREQEKLNKGKPLAFRVGLSGPPGAGKSTFIECFGKMLTERGHKVSVLAVDPSSSTSGGVGQSEFAVADMVDMFVLLLPPAGGDELQGIKRGIIEMADLVAITKADGDLVVPARRIQAEYVSAMKLLRKRSKVWRPKVMRMSAKTGEGISDMWDKMTEFHDLMLTSGELVTKRRKQQKVWMWNLIQENMLDHFRSHLAVRDKIPLLEEKVLSGVLSPGLAADLLLKAFKDRP
- the MMAA gene encoding methylmalonic aciduria type A protein, mitochondrial isoform X4; translation: MLTERGHKVSVLAVDPSSSTSGGSLLGDKTRMTELSRDMNAYIRPSPTRGTLGGVTRTTNEAILLCEGGGYDIILVETVGVGQSEFAVADMVDMFVLLLPPAGGDELQGIKRGIIEMADLVAITKADGDLVVPARRIQAEYVSAMKLLRKRSKVWRPKVMRMSAKTGEGISDMWDKMTEFHDLMLTSGELVTKRRKQQKVWMWNLIQENMLDHFRSHLAVRDKIPLLEEKVLSGVLSPGLAADLLLKAFKDRP